TCGACTCATGCTGGTTGCCCTCAATGACAGAGACTACCCGCTGATCTCCGGAATCAACCTGTTTTTCGCCAGCGCGGTTATCGTGGCCAATCTGATTACCGACCTGTTCTATGCTTTCTTGGACCCCAGGGTTCGTTACCAATAAAGAGGAATCGACGAGTATGAGTGATACGAGGAGACCTGCCGGGCTCGCTGATTTCCTTTTCAGAATGGTCAAGGAGAAGCCACTGGGTACTATCGGCGGGATTATCGTATTGATATTGATTCTCGTCGCCATCTTTGCGGATACTCTGGCGCCCTATGAATACTATCAAATGCACCTGGTAGACCGGTTGCAGGGCTCATCAGCCCGGTATCTGCTTGGTACCGACCACCTGGGGCGAGACTTCCTGAGCCGAATCATCTATGGGGCTCGTATTTCGCTGACTGTCGGTCTGGCCGCGACCGCTCTCAATGTGGTAGTCGCTGTACTGGTAGGCGGCGCTTCTGGATTCTTTGGCGGTAAAGTAGACCTCGTTGTGCAGAGGTTTGTCGATACCTGGATGTCGTTCCCGGGTCTGCTCCTGTTGTTGACCGTAATGTCCATACTGGGGAAGGGGTTGGTTCAGATAATAGTCGTGCTCGGGATAGCAGGAGGAATCGGCAGCTCGAGAGTAGTCAGAGGCGCCGTTATCGCAATAAAAGAGAATGTGTATTTTCAGGCCGCCGAGGCGATTGGATCTTCCCAATGGACAATATACATACGCCATGTGCTGCCCAATATCGTGGCTCCCGTAATCATCATATTCAGCATCAACATAGGGGGCGTGATCATGTCCGAGGCGTCTCTGAGTTTTCTTGGTTTCGGATTGCCACCCGGTATTCCGAGCTGGGGAGGTATGCTCAGCCGGGAAGGGCGTCAATACATGGAGGCAGGGCCATGGCTGGCGCTCTGGCCAGGTCTCTTCCTGACGATTCTCGTCTACAGTCTGAACATGTTCGGCGATGCGGTGAGGGACCTGCTCGACCCGAGGCTGAGGGGTGGCGTGGGGCGCTATGGCGCCGATGGCAGCAAGTCGCTTTAGAACAGCCGGCACAAGGAACGCGAAACCAACCCGACGTACCGCCTGCAGCTCCCAGTCCGGATGCGCGCACGCGGCAGCGCAGGTGAGCACGCGCCTGCTCCCGGGCGGCCGTCCACCCTACCCGCCAACGTGCTGACCCGCCGCCAGCAGGCCGACACCCTGCACGCCGAAGGCGACAACCGGTAGTTGTTTGAAACCAGTTGACAATCCCCTGGTTTCGTTTCGTGGTGATTCGAGTCTGCACGACTCCGCGATGAGCTAGGTCGGATCGGACCGGGAGAATATCTCTTCTTCGATCCGCTCGCGGTCGGTGTCGGTGATGAATCGGGTGTTCCTCAGATGATGCAGCAGGGCGCCGACGCCAGCTTCAAGTAGGTGCGCCGCTTCGCGCACCCCTTCACTGCTGTCCAGCGGATGAGTCAACCGCGGTACAACGCGTTCGATGAGCGACGGAGGCATCAGCAACATGGCGGCAAACGCGTTCGCGCGCTGTTCGATGGCGCGTGGTGCCCAGGGGCCGCTTGCCACGGCCAGACGACGCCCTTCCTCACGATCGAACAACACGTGACACAGTTCGTGCGCCAGTGTGAATCGGCGTCCGAAAGGATGCTCGTTTCGATAATGCAACCTGTTGACGACGATGCCGGGACGATGGTCTTCACCGGCCATGGACACGCCGCGAATCTCCTTGTCCAACAGCTCCAGGTCGGCGCACCTGATGCCGAGTTCCTCAACCATCACGGCGATGTCGATACGGAACCCATGCGCGTATTTCCAGTGCAGGTCTTCGTGCAGAATCTGAGCCAGTTCATACCCTTGAGACCACGGCGAGTCGAGTCCCGTCATGGGCACGGAACGGCACAGTTCCTCGACGGCTGCGGTCTCTCGTTCCGTTGAGGAGAGTTCAACCATTATCCGGGCCAGCGGCAGTATGTCCTCGTGCTCGACGTCAGGAGCAAGGGAACCGAACATGAGCGCCGCTTGACAGGAGCCGGACACGACGAGCGATGAACGGGCTGGAATGTCCAGTATCGCACGCGAGGCATCGCCGAGTTGGGAGATGACGTTCTTCACCCGATCCCAGCCGGTCCTCACGGTTTCCTCGTCGGTCCCCTGACCGGCCAGCCACATGATCCGCCGATCCGTTTGATGATCCGAAGCCAACCCACCGAGTACCCTGTGCAACGCTTGGACTCGAGGCGACCCAGGTGTGCGCGACAGCAGGTAGGCTCCTGCACTTGACAAAACATCGTGCAATGGTTCGGCGACAGCGTCCGGAGGCAGATTGCTGACTCCCCGTAACGGTTCCAGGAAGCTGAAGTGCAGCGGCATTCCCGTGCTTCGCGCCGGCCCCCAGGAGATTTCGATGGAATCGCGGAGGCGCCGCAACACGAGATCCGGGAAGAGCCCGCCTTCACTAGCCGAACGAATGGCATGTCGATTCCACCATCTCTGCCACTCGCCTTCCCATGCGGCTGCCTTCTTGCCATCGTTTTCTATGGCCGCCGGCGGAAACCTGGTCGAGTGTAGCGACTCCCAGCCGGTGTCGCCGTCGTTCAGCACCGGCAAGCGTTCTTCATGCAGCAGAGGATCCCAGTTGCGAGCAAACCACTCGAACAGCGGCAATAGATACCAGTGTACCGAGTCGACCCGACCATCCTGCTCCTGGTGGGCACACAGATTCCGGCCCTCGATCCAGACCTGGAAACTACCCCACGATGGGCCGACATCGGGGTCGATGCCTCGTCCGTCGTCCGGATCGTCGGCAAATCCCACCTTGAAGGCGAACACCGCGGTGTCGCCGGCGAGCCTCTCCCACAGAACAGCCACGTTACCGACTCAATTCCAGTGATTCCTGATGTCTCGTCTTCGCAGACGACCCTTGCTCAACCAACTCCTCCGCAAGCGTTCGGGAACCTCGACCCAGCCGACCGGATAGCCGTGCCATCGGTCGTTGCCATCCTGTTGCGCACAGTACGCTATGCCCTCGTATACCGCGTAGCGTTTGTTACCCACCAGTTCGCTCTCCTCAAGGAGCTGCTGCGCAATCGATTGATCGAGATGGCTCGGGCAAAGCGTTCCGCGGCGTCCGGGCTGCCACGGCTCTCGGTGCTTTCTACTACCCTCGTAGCGCATACGACTACTGCACGCCCCACTGCGCTGCTCTCATTTTGCACGTCTCAACCTAACGCGGGTCCGTTGATCCATCAAGTGATCGACCGATCCGCCCCGCGCTGGATGTACCAAAGGACACCCTGATCGAATCGGCTGGGCGGTGGGCGGCGGCGAGCAGGGTGTCGAGGAGGCGGCGCATGCGCTGCCAGTGGCTGCCGGGCCAGTACAGGCGCGCGCAGCGGGGACAGCGGGAGAACGATTGCTGTTCGACGCGCACCATCGGCGGCAGGAGGTGCAGGACGTCGGCCTTGGCCACCGGCTCGAGCGGCTCGTTGCAGCGCATGCAGCGGGAGAACGGCCGCACGGCGGCGCCCAGATCGAAGCGGCGCAGCACGAACAGCAACTGTTGCTCCGGGTCCCGGGATCGCACGAAGCAGCCGTGGGTCACCGCCTTGCGCTCCAGCAGGCGGCGGTCGCGGGTCAGGATGATGCGCTGCTCGCGCCGCGCAGCCGCCACCAGGCGGGCGTCCTCGTGTTCCGCGCCGAGGTGCGGATCGGCCTGGTCACCGCGCCCGTCTCGTTCGGCATCGCCAATCTCGCCAGGCCGTGCCGGCGCGTCAGCGCGGTTGTTCTCACGGTCGGTGCACCTTGCCCGGTCAAGGACGTCCGCGCCTCCAGCGCTTGCCTCGACGGCTCGGACAGCCGCTTGCCCGACCGGCTCGCGCGCAGCGGCGCCGCACGCCGTTCGACGCAACATGCTCGCGTCGGTGGCGTCCAGGCCACACATGCGTAGCAGGGAGGCCAGCTTGGCCAGGTTGGCGTCGACCAGGAAGCGCACCGCGCGCAGCGGCGCCGGCCGCACCCGGGTGAGCGCCGAGATGTCGAAGCTTTCGAACACCGGGTAGACGCTGACCCGCTGGCCGTCGCGCAGCTTGTGGGCGAAGTCGACCGACTCGCCGTCCACCAGCAACAGGTCCACCTCGCCGTGCGGCACGCCGCAGTGCTCGACCAGCGCCTTGGTCGTGGTGCCGTCGTTCACGGTCACCGCGAACTCCCGCCCGCGCCGGTGCGGCGCCAGGAAGTCGCCCAGCTCCTGGTAGAAGCGCACCCGCACCCGATGCTTCCGCATGCTGGCCGAGGCCGACTCGGTGAGAGAGGTGGAGTTCATCGGAGGCCTTTCAATATAATCGCGGCACCACGATGAGTCAGACCGGCCGTACCATTAATGGCCTTGTTCCCGGCGCGACGTTGGAAGCGCCGGCGCCGGGAGCGCGCGCGGCCCCCCGGACCGGCGGCGGACCGCGGGAGTAGCCCTGCAATGCCTCGTTCGGTGGTCGTGGTGGGGGGCGGGCACAACGGCCTGGTGGCCGCCGCCTACCTGGCGCGCGCCGGTGCCGACGTGCTGGTGCTGGAGCGGCGCGGCTTCGTCGGCGGAGCGTGCATCACCGAGGAGCTGTTCCCGGGTTTCCGGGTCTCCTCCTGCTCCTACATTTGCCACCTGCTGCAGCGCAAGGTGATCGACGATCTGCAGCTCAGGGACCACGGCTTCGCCATCCACCCGGTCGACCCCTACCGCTTCCAGCCGTTCCCGGGCGGCAACTACCTGCTGCGCTGGCACCACGCCTCCGACAGCGAGGCGGAGGTCGCGCGGCTGGCGCCCGCCGACGTCGAAGGGTACCGCCGCTACCGGGCGTTCATGGACCGCGCCGCCGCCATCCTGTACCGCTCCTTCCTGACCGATCCCCCCACCCTCGCCGAGGTCAGCGCGCAGGTGCGGGGCAGCGCCGACGAGGCGGTGTGGGAACGGATGCTGACCGGCAACGTGCTCGACCTGGTGCAGGAGCACTTCACGTCGCCGGAGGTGCGGGCGGCGTTCATCGATGCCCAGGACGCCTGCGATCCGCGCGCCCCCGGCTCGATCCTGGCGCTGGCCTACTTCGACTGCGACCTGTCCACCGATCCGGCCGACCTCGGCATCCCGCACGGCGGCATGGGCGCCATCACTCAGGCCATGGCGCGCTCGGCGCGGGCCGCGGGCGCCGAAATCCGCACCGGCACGCCGGTGGCGCGCATCCTGCTGCGCGACGGCCGCGCGGTTGGCGTACAACTGCAGGACGGCCAGCGAATCGAGTGCGACACGGTGGTCAGCGGCGCCGATCCCAAGCGCACCTTCCTGGGGCTGATCGGCGCCGGCGAGTTGCCGACGGAGCTGGCGGCCGGGGTGAGCCGGCTCAAGAGCGAGGTCTCCTACCTGAAATTCCACGCCGCCCTCGACGCGCTGCCCGACTTCCGCGGCCACCTCGGCGACCGCTACGACGAGAAGCTGCTGGTGCAGGTGCGCATCTGTCCTTCGGTGGACTACTTCCTGCGCAGCGGCGACGACGCCCGCGCCGGCCGCCCCTCGTCCGCCCCGGTGATGCACATCCAGATCCCCTCCGTGCTCGACCGGTCGCTGGCGCCGCCCGGCAAGCACGTGATGTCGGTGTGGGTGCTGTACGCGCCGGTGCGGCCGCGGCACGGGAGCTGGGACGAGCTGCGCAAGCAGACCGGCGAGCGGATTATCGACGTGATCGGCGAGTACGCTCCGGGGTTCCGGGAATCGGTGCGCGACTGGATGCTGTTCACCCCGCAGGAGCTGGAGCAGCGCGTGGCCCTGACCGACGGCAACATCCGCCACCTCGACATGACCTCCGCGCAGATGCTCGCTGGCCGCCCCAACCGCATGCTGTCCGGCTACCGCACCCCGGTCCCCGGCCTCTACCTGTGCGGCGCCGGCACCCACCCCGGCGGCGAGGTCACCGGCGCTCCCGGCCACAACGCCGCCCACGCCATCCTCCGCGACTGGGAATCTCCGGGTTGAACGCCGACCAGGGCCGTTATTGGATAGACTGAAGCGTGAATCCGAAGGGGGGGCAGCAAATGAACGTAGCGGTCGTGGGTGCAGGAATCGTCGGAGGGGCAATCGCGTTCCACCTTGCTCGCCGCGGGGCGGCGGTGACGCTGATCGACGCCGGCGAGCCGGGCATGGGCGCCACCAGCCACTCGTTCGCCTGGATCAACAGTTTCGGCAAGGAGCCGCGCCATTACGGCGCGCTGAACCGGCGCGCCCTCGACACCTGGGACCGCTTCGCGCGGCTGCTGGACGCCGACATCGGCCTGCGCTGGGGCGGCCAGCTCACCTGGGCGGCCACCGACGGGGACGCCGAGGCGCTGGCGCGCAAGGTCACGAAGCTGCAGTCCTGGGGCTACGTCGCGCGGATGATCGACCAGGCGGCGATGCTGCGCCTTGAGCCCGGCCTCAGACCCGGAACAGTGAAGGCGGCCGCGTACAGTGACAACGACGGCCACGTGCAGGGCACGCTCGCCGCACAGACCTGCGCCAAGCGCGTGCAACAACTCGGCGGCCGCCTCATGTTCGGAAGCCCGGTCGCCGGCCTGGCCATGCACGCCGGGCAGGTGACCGCGGTGCAGCTTGCCGGCGCCGCGATGCCGGACGCCGCGTTGCCGGGCGGCTCGGGCGCGGGCGGCTCAGCGGACGCCTCGGCGCCGGGCACCTCGGTGGCACCCGCCAAGGTGACACCCGCCAAGGTGGCACGCGCCGAGGTGGCGTGCGACGAGGTGGCGTGCGACGCAGTGGTGCTGGCGGCCGGCGTGACCACGACCGGGTTGGCGGCGATGGCGGGCGTACACGTCCCGCAGGAGGAGAGTCCCGGCGTGGTCGTCCGCACGGAACCCCTGCCGCCGGTGCTGCGCAGCGTTGCCGCGCTGTATGCACCGCCGCCTCGCCACGGAGGCCGGCGCGTCCACCTCCGGCAGGGCACCGACGGTGTCGTGCTCCTCGGCGAGGGCAGCCAGGAGAGCCTGGCACGCGACGACTCGCCGGAGCATGCCGCCCGGATACTGGCGCGGGCATCAGTGTACCTGCCGGAACTCGCATCGGCCACGCCCATACCGGTACCAGTCGGCTACCGCCCCATGCCGGTCGACGGCCTGCCGGTGCTCGGCTACACTCGCGCCGTCCCCAACCTGTACGTCGCGCTGATGCACAGCGGCATCACGCTCGCCCCGCTGGTCGGCGAGCTGGCGGCGATGGAGATACTCGACGGCGCCCGCGTCGACATCCTCGAACACTACCGGCCTGAACGATTCGACCGCGCCGGCGATCCCCGGGACGGCCAGTAGCGCGAATTCGGTGGTCATACCAGCACAATTCGCGCGAATTGTGCGGTTACGTTGGCAGATTTCGCGCGAATTGCGCGATTAGACCCACCCGGGAGGCGTCAACCCTTGATGCCGGTGGTGACGATGCCCTGGATGAAGCGTTTCTGGGCGATGAAGAAGATGATGAACGCGGGCAGGGTGACCAGCACGTTGCCGGCCATCACGGTGTGCAGCTCCTCGCGCATATAGCCCTCATGGTCGCTCCAGATCCGGAACAGGCGCAGCACGATGGTGTCCTTGTCGACGTTGTTCAGGTAGATGAACGGCGCGAAGAAGTCGTTCCAGAAGTCCATGAAGCCGAGCACGGCCACGGTGGCCACGGCCGGCATCATCAGCGGCACGATTATCTGAGCGAAGATGCGGAACGTGGAACAGCCGTCGATCTCCGCGGCCTGGTCCAGCTCCTCCGGTATCGACTTGATGAACTGCCGGAACAGAAAGATCCGGAACGCCCCGCCGCCGAAGAACCACGGCACGATCAGCGGCTTGTAGGAGTCGATCCAGCGCAGCCAGTTGAACAGCAGGTACTGCGGGATGATCATGATCGCCGGCGGAATCAGCATGGTCATGATCAGGACGGCGAACCACACGTCGCGGCCCGGGAAGCGCAGCCGGGCGAACGCGAACCCGGTGATGGAGGCGGACACCAGCGACCCGAACAGCGCCAGCGCGGTGATGAAGATGGTGTTGGCCATCGGCCCCGGGAACGGCACCCGGTTCCAGGTGTCGGGGTAGTTGGACCAGGTCACCTTGGAGGGCAGCAGCGACAGGCCGTACGCCTCCAGGTAACCGGGCTTGAGCGACGTGGACACCATCCACAGCAGCGGCAGCAGGGCGACCGCCACCAGGAGCAGCAGCAACAGGTACACGATTACCCGCCACGCCGCCTTGCGCATGCGCAGCCCGATCGGCTTGCCGCGCACCGCCGCGGCCAGCACCCCCGAACTCATCGCAACAACTCCGCCGGCGTCATCATCACCCGGACCCCGCGTAGTACACCCAACGCCGCGACCAGCGGAACAGGAACACGGTCAGACCCAGGGTCAGCAGGAACATGATCAGGGCGATCGCCGCCGCGTAGCCCATCTTCAGGTAGGAAAAGGCATTGCGGTACAGGTACAGGAGCAGCGTGAGGGTGGCGTTGTTGGGGCCGCCGTTGGTCATCACCAGCGGCTCGACGAAGAGCTGGGTGGCGTGAATGCAGCCGATCACCAGGTTGAACAGCAGCACCGGCGAGATCATCGGTATGGTGACCGCGATCAGCCGGTGGCGCATCTTGGCGCCGTCGATCTCCGCCTGCTCGTACAACTCCTGCGGAATGCCCTGCAGCCCGGCCAGGAAGATCACCACCAGCGGTCCTACCGACCACACCGACATCACCGTGATGGTGGCGAACGCCAGCGGCTCGGAGCCGAACCAGTTGGGCGTGGGGCCGCCGAAGAAGCGCAGCACCACGTTCACCAGCCCGTATTGCGGGTCCATCATCCGGTTCCACAGCAGCGCCAGCGCGTAGCCGGCCACGATCGAGGGCGTATAGAACAGCGTGCGCCACAGCCCCAACGCCTTCACCTTCTGGTTGAGCAGCAGGGCGAGGAAGAACGCCGCGCCGACCCGCAGGCTCACCGAGAACAGGATGTAACGCAGGGTCACCGACAGCGACGTGGGGAAGTTGGGATCCTCGGTGAACATCTCCACGAAGTGGCGCAGGCCGACCCACTTCGGCGGGTTGAAGATGTCGAACTTGAAGAAGCCCAGCACCAGGCCGTATCCGGCCGGGTAGAGCACGAACACCGACAACCCGATGATCCACGGGAAGATGAAGAGGTAGCCCTCGATCTTCTTCTTGGTCGAGCCTTTCATCGAAATGCGGCGGTGCCCGGACCCGCCTCTCGGGGATCCGGGCACCTGCTTCAGTTTACGCGGTGCTGGGCGTTATTCCCAGCCCTTGGCGATCAGGCGAGCCACCTCTTTGTCGACGTTGGCCGCCGTATCCTCGGGCGACTGCGCGTTGATGAGCAGCTTCTCCATCTCGGTGTTGAGCGCCTGCTCTATCTCGCCGGCATTGGGATTCTGGCGGTTCCAGTAGCGCGGGTGTTCGATCATGTCGATGATGTCGACGCGCAGCCGGTAGCTCGGCGGAGCACCGGGGATCTTCAGGTAGGCGTCCGAGAAGGAAACCTCCTTCGACAGCGGGGTATCGCGGCGCATCGTCTCCATCACGAAGGTGTTGCAGCACATGAACGCCGCCAGCTCGCGCCCGGCCAGCGGGTACTTGGTGCGCGCATTGACCACCCACGGCGACACCGTCATCTGGGTGGTGTGCGGGTCGCCCTTGCCGACGCGCGGAATCGGCGCGATGTCCCACTCGAAGTCCTCCACCAGGATGGTGGTCTCCAGGTACCACGTGCCGACGATGTCCATCGCCACGAGCCCCTGCTGGAACGCCTCGCCGGCGACCGTGGCGCCGACGCGCGGGCGAATGAACTCGTCCTTGTAGATGCCGTCCTGCAGCCAGCGCAGCGCCGCTGCGGCGCCCGAGTCGACCATCTGGCCCTGCCGCCAGTCCTTGCCCGCCAGCCACGGCAGGGTGTTGGCCTCGTGCTCGTCGATCGACCACTCGGCGCCCCACGACCACAGGAACACCTGGTACCACATCGACCACGCGTGCCAGATGTTGAAGCCCCACAGGTCGTTCACGCCGTCGCCGTTCTCGTCGACGGTGAGCTGCATGGCGGCCGCCTTGACGTCGTCCCAGGTCCAGTCGTCGGTGGGATGCGCGACGCCGTACTTGTCGAACGCGGTCTTGTTGTAGATCAGCAGGAACACGTTCATGGCGTCCGGCAGGCCGAAGAAGGTGTCGCCGTCGCGCGACGACGAGAACAGCGACGAGTACCACTTGCTGTCGTCGAGCAGTCCGTGCTCGTGCACGGCCTCGGTGACCTCCAGCAGCAGGCCCTTGCGCCACCACAGCGGCGCGTGGCTGGAGCCGAGCAGGAACACGTCGGGCGCGTCGCCGGCGGCGATCATCGCCTGCACCTTCTGGTTGTAGTCGGCCGTGATGTGGCGGAAGGTGGCGTCCACCCGGCCCTCGCTGAGGCGCGAGAACTCGGCCGCGCTGGCGGCGTAGAAGTCGGCCACCTCCTGGCCGCCCCAGGCGGACAGAATCAACGGTACCGGCTCGTCCGAGGACGCCTCGTCCGAGTCGCCGGATGCGAACGCGCCGACGCTCACGAGCAGCAGCACCGAGGCCAGCGCGAGGGGCGTACGAATCTTCATTATCGATCCTCCCTTGTGGTGAGTGAATAAAATATGTGACGCGCTCCGCGTCACTTCAGGCCAGCATACGCTACGCCCGCAGGCGCTGCAAGCGCGCTGGCAGCCGTGTCAGCACGGGCGCGGAGGGGGCCGGGCCAACCTCTACAACCGCACTCGCAGCAACTACGGACAGCATATGGCAGGGCTGTTGAGATATTGCGGCCCAATATGGCAACTGCGCCGAGATTCTTCGATGATCCGGCGGAGAGCTGCTTCCTGTTCGGCGCGGGTTCTGGGCCGTCGAGGTCAAGAACGGTCGCTCGCTGCGGCCCTCCGATCTGCGCGGCATCCGGGCGTTTCACCAGGACTACCCGGAAGCCACGGCGTTGGTGCTCTACCGCGGTGGCGACGCCCTGGAGCGCGACGGCGTGCGCTGCCTGCCGGTCGACCGATTCCTGCGCGAATTGGTTCCGGGCCGGCCGCTGCCGAACTGACGCTGCCGGTGTGCGAGCCTCGGGAGCTCGGAAAGGGCTCTGGTCCATGCGTCCGTCAGTCATTTCGCCGGCAGGCGCGGCAGCAGGGACTCGAAGCCTGCCGGACACAACCCGCACAGCCACGCGCGGCAGGCGGCGCCAGCGGCAGGGAACGGGCCACCGTGCCGTCGGCGCGCCGGTCACGGGGAAGGGAGACGGGGCGGCAGTGGCTTGAAGTCCTCCGGCAGAGGGGCGATCGCGTACACCGACTCGCTCGGCGACTCCCCCAATGTGACCGATCCGGTGGTTCGGGCGGCGGCCAGATCGACGACCAGGAGCCGGTTGCGCTCGCCGACCAGTACCCGTTTGCCGCCGGCCGGGCACAGGCCGCGCAGGAACCCGTGCGGGGCAGGCGGCGCCAGCGACAGGGAACGGGCCACCGTGCCGTCGGCGCGGAGCACGAGCAGTTCGCCGGCGCCGGAGTCGAGCGACAGCACGGTGCCGTCCGGAAGCGGCGCGACGTTGTGAGTCGGCACGATGACGTCGTCGGCGACCGGGAGCGGGTCAGCCCGGCCGTCGGCGCGCACGATCAACCCGTGCACCCCGCCGTCCTCCGATTCAGTGCGTCCGAGCGATACCAGCGGCACGCCGCTCGCGTCGAAGCCGATGCCGTTGGCGTGCAGCAGGTTGCTGTCGGCCGCCTCGTAGCCGGCCGGATCGCGGTAGTCGATGGCAGCGGAGAAGCGTGCGCCGGCGCCGACGCCGTCAAGCAGGGCGGCCGGGCGCAGGTCGACGAGGTCGGTCAGCCGCCCGCCCGGGTCGAACACCGCCAGGGCGTCGTTGGCGGTCGAGCACACCCACAGGCGCCCGTCGTGGACGGCGATGTCGTGCACGTTCCCGCACCAGGGATGGCTGATCGTGGCGAGCGGGCGCCACGCACAATCGTAGCGCAGCACCTCCGCGCCGTTGGCGACCAGCAGCGTGTCGCCGTCCGCGGCCAGCCCGCGGCCGCCGCGGATGCCGCCGCGCGGGTTGGGCTCCCGCTCCAGGTACGGCGCCGGCGGCACCTCGCGGGAACCCAGCACGCCGCGCTCGGGGTCGACCACGTACAGGTGCCCCGACGGCTCCCCCGGACGGCTGCCGCGGCAGATCGTCGACACCACCACGCGCCTCACGAACTCTCCCGGCAGGTCCGCCTGCCTCCCGCTGTCCATGCCATCGCGATTGTCGCCCGGATGCGCGGTCCGCGTAAATCGCGCCTGCACGAGAGTCACGAGAGTGCCAAGTTCGGCGTCCCGGCTGAACAGCTGCCGTCGGCGGCGAAACGCCGCATGCGAGCATGGCCCCGGCGTGCGGCGAGCCGTCCCGCGGCCACCTCGGTGGGGGCGGGAGCGGGTAGCGGCACCACGCGCAGTGGCGAGTGTGCCAGACACCATACAGGACTACACCAAGTCCGACCTGCTTTGCAGACCGGTCGGCAATCCGGCAAGATGCACGGGCGCGAACGATGGCGGCGGAAGTGGAGCCGATACACGAACTGGCGAACGCGGTGGCGGCGGCGCAACGGGTGCTGGTGTTCACCGGGGCGGGCATGTCGACCGCCTCCGGGATTCCCGACTTCCGCGGACCGCGGGGGATCTGGAAGCAGCGCCGGCCGGTAATGTTCCAGGACTTCGTGGCCTCGGCGGAGGCGCGCCGCGAGCATTGGCGTTACAAGGCGGCGGGAAACCGCGAGTTTTCGCAGGCGCGGCCCAACGCCGCGCATCGGGCGCTCGTGGCGCTGGAGCGGCTCGGCAGGCTGGACACCCTGGTGACCCAGAACGTGGACGGCCTGCACCAGGATGCCGGGCACGACCCCGAGCGGATCGTCGAGCTGCACGGCACCAACCGTGCGGTGGAGTGCCTGTCGTGCGGCGCCCGCAGCGACCCGGAGTCCGCCCTTGAGGAATTCGCCGCGACCGGCGACTGCCCGCGCTGCCGGGCATGCGGCGGGATCTTGAAGACCGCCACCGTGTCGTTCGGCCAGCCGATGCCGCAGGCGGAGCTGCAGCGGGCGTTTCGCGCCGCGCGCCGCGCCGACCTGGTGCTGGCGGCCGGCTCCACCCTGGAGGTACAGCCCGCCGCCGACGTGCCGCTGGCGGGAGCCGGGTCCGGCGCCTTCTACGCCATCGTCAACCGCGGACCTACCGGCCACGACGGCTACGCCGACCTGCGCCTGGAGGGCGACGTGACCGAGTTGCTGCCCGCCCTGGCGCGCGCGGTCGAGGCAGCGCTGCCGGCGGCGGCGGGCAAAGCAACGGGCGGCGACAATGGATAGCGCCCGGTCGTGGAACCCGGCGTCGCACCGAGAGCAGCGCTGCGCTCGCCCGGCACGGCGCGGCCACCGAGCGGATCTCGGCACAGGTGAGCGAGAAACCACGCAGCCGGACCGGATGCAGCGCCGCCCGCATGCAGCCGGTGTTTCGCCACGGTCTGCCGGTAGCGGCGACTACCGGGTACCGGGCACTCCGGTTCCGGCGGCGCGCGGGGCCGGCTGCGACCGCAACGAGGCAACGGGATGCACAGTACGGTGAGTGCCATGGCGCTGGCGCAGCGGGTCGGGGAGTTCGAGCGCAACGGCTACACCGTGTTCCGCGGATTCAATGCCGACTGGATCGAGCGCTG
The window above is part of the Spirochaetaceae bacterium genome. Proteins encoded here:
- a CDS encoding sugar ABC transporter permease, which encodes MKGSTKKKIEGYLFIFPWIIGLSVFVLYPAGYGLVLGFFKFDIFNPPKWVGLRHFVEMFTEDPNFPTSLSVTLRYILFSVSLRVGAAFFLALLLNQKVKALGLWRTLFYTPSIVAGYALALLWNRMMDPQYGLVNVVLRFFGGPTPNWFGSEPLAFATITVMSVWSVGPLVVIFLAGLQGIPQELYEQAEIDGAKMRHRLIAVTIPMISPVLLFNLVIGCIHATQLFVEPLVMTNGGPNNATLTLLLYLYRNAFSYLKMGYAAAIALIMFLLTLGLTVFLFRWSRRWVYYAGSG
- a CDS encoding extracellular solute-binding protein, with the protein product MKIRTPLALASVLLLVSVGAFASGDSDEASSDEPVPLILSAWGGQEVADFYAASAAEFSRLSEGRVDATFRHITADYNQKVQAMIAAGDAPDVFLLGSSHAPLWWRKGLLLEVTEAVHEHGLLDDSKWYSSLFSSSRDGDTFFGLPDAMNVFLLIYNKTAFDKYGVAHPTDDWTWDDVKAAAMQLTVDENGDGVNDLWGFNIWHAWSMWYQVFLWSWGAEWSIDEHEANTLPWLAGKDWRQGQMVDSGAAAALRWLQDGIYKDEFIRPRVGATVAGEAFQQGLVAMDIVGTWYLETTILVEDFEWDIAPIPRVGKGDPHTTQMTVSPWVVNARTKYPLAGRELAAFMCCNTFVMETMRRDTPLSKEVSFSDAYLKIPGAPPSYRLRVDIIDMIEHPRYWNRQNPNAGEIEQALNTEMEKLLINAQSPEDTAANVDKEVARLIAKGWE
- a CDS encoding Sir2 family NAD-dependent protein deacetylase; translated protein: MAAEVEPIHELANAVAAAQRVLVFTGAGMSTASGIPDFRGPRGIWKQRRPVMFQDFVASAEARREHWRYKAAGNREFSQARPNAAHRALVALERLGRLDTLVTQNVDGLHQDAGHDPERIVELHGTNRAVECLSCGARSDPESALEEFAATGDCPRCRACGGILKTATVSFGQPMPQAELQRAFRAARRADLVLAAGSTLEVQPAADVPLAGAGSGAFYAIVNRGPTGHDGYADLRLEGDVTELLPALARAVEAALPAAAGKATGGDNG